The following proteins are co-located in the Chroococcidiopsis sp. TS-821 genome:
- the lysA gene encoding diaminopimelate decarboxylase, translating to MVSTHPAGVQSGRQYLANSTGAASPNQQLLPLSARINNRDRLEIGGCDVTTLVQQFGSPLYILDEDTLRTACRQYREAFQKYYPGESQVLYASKAWSCLAVCAIAHQEGLGIDVVSGGELYTALQAGVSPDKLYLHGNNKSLEELKLAIDSGCTIVVDNWYELQTLGNWSSVVGDREDISDPLPTTYYPIRIVLRLTPGIECHTHEYIRTGHLDSKFGFDPNQLDEVFAFVSQHSALNCVGLHAHIGSQIFEQQPHRDLAGVMVQWLDKASGYGLQIEELNVGGGLGIRYTEADDPPSIDAWVKVVCAAIKDACTVQQLELPKLLCEPGRSLVGAACVTAYTVGASKTIPGIRTYVAVDGGMSDNPRPITYQSVYRAVLANKMSVPATQTVTIAGKHCESGDILIKEATLPPSEPGDILVVLATGAYNYSMASNYNRLARPAAVIVKDGEANLIVRRETYQDLIRQDCLPARLSSEA from the coding sequence ATGGTATCGACTCATCCTGCTGGGGTGCAATCTGGTCGTCAGTATCTTGCGAATTCGACTGGCGCGGCGTCCCCTAACCAACAACTTTTACCACTGAGCGCGCGCATCAACAACCGCGATCGCCTCGAAATTGGCGGATGTGATGTCACAACGCTCGTCCAGCAATTTGGTTCGCCGCTTTATATTTTGGATGAGGACACGTTGCGTACCGCTTGTCGCCAGTACCGCGAAGCTTTTCAAAAGTATTATCCAGGAGAGTCGCAGGTACTTTATGCTTCAAAAGCGTGGAGTTGTCTTGCCGTATGCGCGATCGCACATCAAGAAGGTTTGGGCATTGATGTCGTCTCCGGCGGCGAACTCTACACTGCGTTACAAGCAGGCGTCAGTCCCGATAAACTTTACCTTCATGGCAACAATAAATCCTTAGAAGAACTCAAATTAGCCATTGATTCAGGCTGTACAATTGTTGTTGATAATTGGTACGAGTTGCAAACGCTAGGTAATTGGTCATCGGTAGTAGGCGATCGTGAAGACATCAGTGACCCATTACCCACTACCTATTATCCAATTCGGATCGTGTTGCGGTTGACACCAGGAATCGAATGTCACACGCATGAATATATTCGCACGGGGCATTTAGATAGTAAGTTTGGCTTTGATCCCAATCAATTAGATGAAGTTTTTGCGTTTGTTAGTCAGCATTCGGCGTTGAATTGCGTAGGCTTACACGCGCATATTGGTTCGCAAATTTTTGAGCAGCAACCTCATCGAGATTTAGCAGGGGTGATGGTGCAATGGTTAGATAAAGCGAGCGGTTATGGCTTACAAATTGAAGAATTGAACGTCGGTGGTGGATTAGGAATTCGCTATACCGAAGCTGACGATCCGCCGAGTATTGATGCATGGGTGAAGGTTGTGTGCGCAGCGATTAAAGACGCTTGTACTGTGCAACAGCTAGAACTACCAAAGTTACTCTGCGAACCAGGGCGATCGCTCGTCGGTGCAGCGTGTGTTACTGCATACACCGTAGGGGCATCAAAAACGATTCCAGGAATTCGTACCTACGTTGCTGTAGATGGTGGAATGTCAGATAATCCGCGTCCGATTACTTATCAATCAGTTTATCGCGCCGTCCTCGCCAATAAGATGTCTGTACCCGCGACACAAACAGTTACAATCGCCGGTAAACACTGTGAATCTGGCGATATTCTAATTAAAGAAGCAACTTTACCGCCATCTGAACCAGGAGATATTTTGGTGGTTCTCGCAACAGGGGCATATAACTACAGCATGGCATCAAACTATAACCGCTTGGCGCGACCAGCAGCAGTCATCGTCAAAGATGGAGAAGCTAATTTAATTGTGCGGCGCGAAACTTATCAAGACTTGATCCGGCAAGACTGTCTTCCTGCAAGATTATCGAGTGAGGCATAA
- the rimI gene encoding ribosomal protein S18-alanine N-acetyltransferase, with translation MTLLALKFLAPEHLKALLELDQACFGGLWTLEAYQRELDSPNSDLIGLINPFDPQSLLGMGCVWAILEEAHITILAVHPQYQRQGFGQALLYGLLSVAEERGLERATLEVRVSNSVAIALYQKFGFKTAGRRKRYYKDTGEDALILWHGGLAQPEFPQILARWEAQTRTRLARCGWELQIALCGHSADSPLTKK, from the coding sequence GTGACTTTATTAGCACTTAAATTTCTCGCCCCTGAGCATCTCAAAGCCTTGCTAGAGCTAGACCAAGCGTGCTTTGGCGGTCTTTGGACATTGGAAGCCTACCAACGCGAGTTAGACAGTCCTAACAGCGATTTGATCGGTTTAATTAATCCGTTTGATCCCCAGTCATTACTGGGGATGGGTTGTGTTTGGGCAATTCTTGAAGAAGCTCATATTACCATTTTGGCGGTGCATCCGCAATACCAACGCCAAGGATTCGGTCAAGCGCTACTTTACGGACTATTATCTGTAGCTGAAGAACGCGGCTTAGAACGCGCTACTTTAGAAGTTAGAGTTTCTAACAGTGTGGCGATCGCGCTATATCAAAAATTCGGTTTCAAAACTGCTGGACGCCGGAAACGTTACTACAAAGATACAGGAGAAGATGCTCTAATTCTTTGGCATGGTGGTTTAGCGCAACCCGAATTTCCTCAGATTTTAGCGCGTTGGGAAGCGCAAACGCGAACTCGCCTCGCCCGCTGCGGCTGGGAGCTACAAATTGCTTTATGCGGACATTCCGCGGATTCACCCTTGACAAAAAAATAA
- a CDS encoding ATP-dependent Clp protease ATP-binding subunit, giving the protein MFERFTEKAIKVIMLAQEEARRLGHNFVGTEQILLGLIGEGTGVAAKVLKSMGVNLKDARIEVEKIIGRGSGFVAVEIPFTPRAKRVLELSLEEARQLGHNYIGTEHLLLGLIREGEGVAARVLENLGVDLSKVRTQVIRMLGETAEVSAGTSQSGRTKTPTLDEFGSNLTQMAAEGKLDPVVGRAKEIERVIQILGRRTKNNPVLIGEPGVGKTAIAEGLASRIANKDIPDILEEKRVVTLDIGLLVAGTKYRGEFEERLKKIMDEIRSAGNVILVIDEVHTLIGAGAAEGAIDAANILKPALARGELQCIGATTLDEYRKHIERDAALERRFQPVMVGEPSVDETIEILYGLRERYEQHHKLKISDEALVAAAKLSDRYISDRYLPDKAIDLIDEAGSRVRLINSQLPPAAKELDKELRQVLKEKDDAVRSQDFDRAGELRDREMEIKAEIRAIAQSKTNSNREGDSDSPVVTEEDIAQIVASWTGVPVNKLTETESEKLLHMEDTLHQRLIGQEDAVKAVSKAIRRARVGLKNPNRPIASFIFSGPTGVGKTELTKALAAYFFGSEEAMIRLDMSEYMERHTVSKLIGSPPGYVGYNEGGQLTEAVRRRPYTVVLFDEIEKAHPDVFNMLLQILEDGRLTDAKGRTVDFKNTLLILTSNIGSKVIEKGGGGLGFEFAENQAEAQYNRIRSLVNEELKQYFRPEFLNRLDEIIVFRQLTKDEVKQISDILLKEVFARLTEKGITLEVTERFKDRLVEEGYNPSYGARPLRRAIMRLLEDSLAEEILSGRIKDGDTAVVDVDETGNVKVLAEQRRELLPQAVEQS; this is encoded by the coding sequence ATGTTTGAACGCTTCACAGAAAAAGCTATTAAAGTGATCATGCTGGCCCAGGAAGAAGCTCGCCGCCTGGGTCACAACTTCGTAGGTACAGAGCAGATCCTCCTGGGTCTGATAGGGGAAGGAACAGGGGTAGCGGCTAAGGTGCTGAAATCTATGGGCGTCAACCTGAAAGACGCTCGGATTGAAGTCGAAAAAATTATTGGTCGAGGCTCTGGCTTTGTGGCAGTGGAAATTCCGTTTACCCCACGGGCAAAGCGAGTTCTGGAACTTTCTCTAGAAGAAGCACGCCAGCTAGGACATAACTATATTGGTACCGAGCACTTGCTACTCGGCTTAATCCGCGAGGGAGAAGGCGTTGCAGCAAGAGTACTAGAAAACTTAGGAGTTGATTTATCAAAAGTACGCACGCAAGTGATTCGGATGTTAGGAGAAACCGCTGAGGTATCAGCAGGAACTTCGCAATCCGGTCGCACCAAAACTCCAACACTCGATGAGTTTGGCTCGAACCTAACTCAGATGGCAGCCGAGGGTAAACTCGATCCTGTTGTTGGTCGTGCAAAAGAAATCGAGCGAGTTATTCAAATTTTAGGTCGTCGGACTAAGAATAATCCGGTATTAATTGGGGAACCTGGTGTAGGTAAAACCGCGATCGCTGAAGGTTTAGCGTCACGGATTGCCAACAAAGACATTCCCGACATCCTCGAAGAAAAGCGCGTCGTCACTCTCGATATCGGCTTGCTCGTCGCAGGTACGAAGTATCGCGGCGAATTTGAAGAGCGCCTAAAGAAAATCATGGATGAAATCCGTTCGGCAGGGAACGTGATTCTAGTGATTGACGAGGTGCATACGCTGATTGGTGCGGGTGCAGCTGAAGGTGCGATCGACGCAGCAAATATCCTCAAACCTGCCTTGGCACGAGGTGAGTTGCAGTGTATCGGTGCAACAACACTAGATGAATACCGCAAACACATCGAGCGCGACGCAGCACTAGAACGCAGATTCCAACCAGTAATGGTGGGCGAACCTTCAGTAGACGAAACAATCGAAATTTTGTACGGTCTACGCGAACGTTACGAGCAACACCACAAACTCAAAATCTCGGATGAAGCACTCGTTGCTGCGGCGAAACTTTCTGACCGTTATATCAGCGATCGCTATTTACCAGATAAAGCCATCGACTTGATTGACGAAGCAGGTTCTAGGGTTCGTTTGATTAACTCGCAACTTCCTCCCGCAGCCAAAGAGCTTGACAAAGAACTGCGTCAAGTCCTCAAAGAAAAAGACGATGCAGTAAGATCGCAAGACTTCGACCGCGCGGGCGAACTCCGCGATCGCGAGATGGAAATCAAAGCCGAAATTCGGGCGATCGCGCAAAGCAAAACCAATAGCAACCGCGAAGGAGACAGTGACTCTCCAGTGGTGACAGAAGAAGATATCGCGCAAATCGTTGCTTCTTGGACAGGCGTACCTGTCAACAAACTCACCGAAACCGAATCTGAGAAGCTGTTGCACATGGAAGATACCTTGCATCAGCGACTCATCGGTCAAGAAGATGCCGTCAAGGCAGTTTCCAAAGCAATTCGACGCGCCAGAGTTGGTTTGAAAAACCCCAACCGTCCAATCGCAAGCTTTATCTTCTCTGGACCTACAGGTGTTGGTAAAACTGAGTTAACAAAGGCGTTAGCAGCTTACTTCTTTGGTTCCGAAGAAGCGATGATCCGTTTGGATATGTCGGAATACATGGAACGCCACACCGTCAGTAAACTTATCGGTTCGCCTCCGGGATACGTTGGTTACAACGAAGGCGGTCAATTAACCGAAGCGGTACGCCGCAGACCATACACCGTAGTCCTATTCGACGAAATCGAAAAAGCACATCCCGATGTCTTCAACATGCTGCTGCAAATCCTTGAAGACGGTCGCTTAACCGATGCGAAAGGTCGCACTGTAGACTTTAAGAATACGCTACTGATCTTGACCTCGAACATTGGTTCTAAAGTGATTGAAAAAGGTGGTGGTGGTTTAGGCTTTGAATTTGCCGAGAACCAAGCCGAAGCGCAATACAATCGCATTCGTTCCTTGGTTAATGAAGAACTCAAACAGTACTTCCGTCCAGAGTTCTTGAACCGCTTGGATGAAATTATTGTCTTCCGTCAATTAACCAAAGACGAAGTCAAGCAAATCTCAGATATCCTCCTCAAGGAAGTGTTTGCACGCTTAACTGAGAAGGGAATTACGCTAGAAGTCACAGAACGCTTCAAGGATCGCTTAGTAGAAGAAGGATACAATCCAAGCTACGGTGCAAGACCATTACGTCGAGCAATTATGCGCTTACTTGAAGATAGTCTTGCCGAAGAGATCTTGTCTGGACGCATCAAGGACGGTGACACGGCGGTTGTTGATGTTGACGAGACAGGGAACGTCAAAGTGCTGGCTGAACAGCGGCGGGAATTATTACCTCAAGCTGTAGAACAGTCGTAA
- the mgtE gene encoding magnesium transporter — protein sequence MRSNILDQLLEQSSVESTKQTINQMSSVDLARSLNEIDYRKRVLAFRLLDKNKAIEVFENLNPDEQADLIQAMEAPESRDMIESLDPDDRVQLLEELPAKVTKRLIADLSPDSRESVNALLGYPERSAGRLMSPRYLAVRSYTSAGDAVNAVRNSKLRADELQVVFVINPERFYQGYVWLATLVKAHPDTSVEALIEGNTAVRVIDREVHAAQVMKDSDLPAIPVVDREGRLVGAITFDDIIDLIDEEATEAAYSKAGVGSNLQGRDRVWSQRLVSGPIWYAIRLRLLFLIITLIGGFLVGGVIDQFEETLEAVVAAAIFIPLVMDMGGNVGTQSTTIFARGLAWRQINAQRFLPYLAREATIGALIGLVLGIAAGAIAYFWQGLPNDVPQLGIAVGLALFAVVLLGAVLGAILPWILLRFGFDHATGADPFLTTIKDFLGLLIYFSLVNWLVGVV from the coding sequence ATGCGGAGTAACATTCTAGACCAACTATTAGAGCAATCCTCAGTTGAGTCAACTAAGCAGACTATCAATCAAATGAGTAGTGTTGACTTAGCGCGTTCACTCAATGAGATTGATTATAGAAAGCGAGTACTTGCCTTTCGGTTACTGGATAAAAATAAGGCGATTGAAGTCTTTGAGAATCTTAATCCTGACGAACAGGCAGACCTAATTCAGGCAATGGAGGCTCCTGAAAGTAGAGACATGATCGAGTCTCTCGATCCAGATGACCGAGTGCAATTGTTAGAAGAACTGCCTGCCAAGGTAACCAAGCGATTGATTGCAGACCTTAGCCCAGATTCCCGTGAAAGTGTAAACGCGCTGTTAGGCTATCCAGAACGCAGTGCTGGGCGGTTAATGAGTCCTCGTTATTTAGCTGTCCGCAGCTACACGTCAGCGGGAGATGCAGTGAATGCTGTCCGCAACTCAAAACTGCGAGCGGATGAGCTGCAAGTAGTTTTTGTCATTAATCCTGAACGATTTTATCAAGGCTATGTTTGGTTAGCAACGCTAGTCAAGGCTCATCCAGATACTTCGGTTGAAGCACTGATCGAAGGAAACACTGCTGTTCGAGTTATCGATCGCGAAGTTCATGCTGCTCAAGTCATGAAAGACTCCGACTTACCTGCCATTCCAGTTGTCGATCGCGAAGGACGGCTAGTAGGAGCGATCACCTTTGATGACATTATCGATCTGATCGATGAAGAAGCAACCGAGGCAGCTTACTCTAAGGCAGGAGTCGGTAGTAATCTCCAAGGACGCGATCGCGTTTGGAGTCAGCGACTAGTAAGTGGACCGATTTGGTATGCGATTCGACTGCGGCTGTTGTTTTTAATCATCACCCTCATTGGGGGTTTTCTGGTAGGTGGGGTGATCGATCAATTTGAGGAAACTTTGGAAGCGGTGGTAGCAGCCGCTATTTTTATTCCGCTAGTGATGGATATGGGCGGTAATGTGGGAACTCAATCCACCACAATTTTTGCACGGGGTCTAGCCTGGCGACAAATTAATGCTCAACGCTTTTTACCTTATCTAGCACGAGAAGCAACCATTGGTGCTTTAATTGGTCTAGTATTAGGCATTGCCGCGGGGGCAATTGCCTATTTCTGGCAAGGTTTGCCCAATGATGTACCGCAGTTAGGAATAGCTGTGGGACTAGCACTATTTGCAGTTGTCCTGCTGGGAGCTGTATTAGGAGCAATACTACCTTGGATATTGTTGCGATTTGGATTTGACCATGCTACTGGTGCCGATCCTTTCTTGACAACGATCAAAGACTTTTTAGGGCTATTAATTTATTTCAGCTTGGTTAACTGGCTAGTAGGAGTTGTCTAG
- a CDS encoding Hpt domain-containing protein — MRQAAHTLKSSSAMLGAMTLAQQSQELETISKNRNLSEILSKVKQIIAEFTRVQAALQAELQRDRENIDIQTCD; from the coding sequence CTGCGTCAAGCTGCGCATACACTTAAATCAAGTAGCGCTATGCTGGGAGCAATGACTCTCGCACAACAAAGTCAAGAACTAGAAACAATAAGTAAAAACAGAAATCTGAGTGAGATATTATCCAAAGTAAAGCAAATTATTGCTGAGTTTACTAGAGTCCAAGCTGCGCTGCAAGCTGAACTTCAAAGAGATCGGGAAAACATAGACATACAAACGTGCGATTAA
- a CDS encoding response regulator translates to MNTTDLEQDPPLVLIVDDEKFTRLQLRLAMEQVGYRVVETSNGEEALAAYAQVQPDIILLDALMPKMDGFTCSRALQMLPGGDRTPILMITALEDRESVDRAFAAGATDYITKPIHWAVLRQRVYRLLQASRATEKLRQQTERARASEERLRIALDAAHMGTWDWDLLNNKISYSATAAANLGVAENATVDTYESFLKSVHPEDRQVVEQVINSAIAQQTDYDVEFRVVWADGSVHWIAARGQVYYNETGTAIQMTGINMDITDRKHAETELQRQILRSQLFADIALKVRRSLHIEEILQTTVTEVQRLLQCDRVVLFQLSSDGSGKVVKEEVVPGCTAIIGRNLHDPCFEKQYLDKYIHGHISCVADIYNSDIQECYIDFLKQFQVVANLVVPIFIKEKLWGLLIAHQCDRPRQWSQFEVDLLRQLSDQIGIALAQAQLLADETRQRQELTRANAELQQFASVASHDLQEPLRKIQAFGNRLKVMYGDVLNDQGRDYLERMQNAAQRMQALIDDLLTLSRIATRAQPFVPVNLTQIAREVLSDLEILIQQTNGRVMLCELPTIDADALQMRQLLQNLIGNALKFHQPEQPPIVKIYSQTLADWQSSEDEESLDAKCEIIIEDNGIGFDEKYLDRIFNVFQRLHSRSEYEGTGMGLAICRKIAERHGGSITATSKPMQGAKFIVTLPIKHNRGD, encoded by the coding sequence ATGAATACTACCGATCTCGAACAAGATCCGCCGCTCGTCCTCATTGTGGATGACGAGAAATTTACGCGGTTGCAACTTCGACTGGCAATGGAACAAGTCGGCTACCGAGTGGTGGAAACGAGTAATGGTGAAGAGGCGTTAGCCGCGTACGCGCAAGTACAGCCCGACATTATCCTACTTGATGCCTTGATGCCCAAGATGGACGGATTTACGTGTAGTAGAGCATTACAAATGCTTCCTGGAGGCGATCGCACGCCAATTTTAATGATTACTGCTTTAGAAGATCGAGAGTCGGTCGATCGCGCTTTTGCAGCAGGAGCTACTGACTATATCACAAAACCAATTCACTGGGCTGTACTGCGGCAGCGAGTGTATCGTTTATTACAAGCAAGTCGAGCAACCGAAAAATTACGACAACAGACAGAACGCGCGCGCGCAAGCGAAGAAAGACTGCGGATAGCTTTAGATGCTGCGCATATGGGAACTTGGGATTGGGATTTACTCAATAACAAGATTTCGTATTCGGCTACCGCAGCAGCTAATCTTGGAGTTGCGGAGAACGCGACGGTTGACACCTACGAAAGTTTTTTAAAAAGCGTTCATCCTGAAGATCGCCAAGTTGTAGAACAAGTCATCAATAGTGCGATCGCACAGCAAACCGACTACGACGTTGAATTTCGCGTAGTTTGGGCAGATGGTAGCGTTCATTGGATTGCGGCGCGAGGTCAAGTTTACTACAACGAGACAGGGACAGCGATTCAGATGACGGGAATTAATATGGATATTACCGATCGCAAACACGCTGAAACTGAATTACAACGGCAAATATTGCGATCGCAGCTATTTGCAGATATCGCGCTCAAAGTTCGGCGATCCTTGCACATCGAGGAAATTTTACAAACGACGGTAACTGAAGTGCAAAGACTATTGCAGTGCGATCGCGTTGTCTTGTTTCAACTGTCGTCGGACGGTTCGGGTAAAGTTGTTAAAGAAGAAGTTGTTCCAGGATGTACAGCAATTATTGGGCGCAACCTCCACGATCCTTGCTTTGAAAAACAATACCTAGATAAATATATTCACGGGCATATTAGTTGTGTTGCAGACATTTATAACTCCGACATTCAAGAGTGCTACATCGACTTTTTGAAACAATTTCAAGTTGTCGCTAATTTAGTTGTGCCAATTTTTATCAAAGAAAAACTGTGGGGTTTACTCATTGCGCATCAGTGCGATCGCCCGCGACAGTGGAGTCAATTTGAAGTTGATCTGTTGCGACAACTCAGCGATCAAATTGGCATTGCTTTAGCCCAAGCGCAACTCCTCGCAGACGAAACGCGCCAACGTCAAGAACTAACGCGCGCGAATGCAGAGCTACAACAGTTTGCGTCAGTTGCGTCGCACGATCTTCAAGAACCATTACGTAAGATTCAAGCTTTCGGTAATCGATTGAAAGTCATGTACGGTGACGTACTCAACGACCAAGGGCGCGATTATCTCGAACGAATGCAAAACGCTGCGCAGCGGATGCAAGCTTTAATCGATGACTTACTCACGCTTTCGCGGATCGCAACCCGCGCCCAACCGTTCGTCCCTGTGAATCTCACGCAGATCGCACGAGAAGTATTATCTGATTTAGAAATCCTCATCCAGCAAACCAACGGGCGCGTCATGCTGTGCGAATTACCCACAATTGATGCTGACGCGTTGCAAATGCGGCAGTTGTTACAAAATTTAATTGGTAATGCGTTAAAGTTCCATCAACCAGAGCAGCCACCAATTGTGAAGATTTATAGCCAAACGCTTGCAGATTGGCAAAGCAGCGAAGATGAAGAATCGCTAGATGCTAAGTGTGAAATTATTATAGAAGATAACGGTATAGGTTTTGACGAAAAATATCTCGACCGGATCTTTAACGTTTTTCAACGACTACATAGTCGCAGCGAGTACGAAGGAACGGGCATGGGTTTAGCAATCTGCCGGAAAATCGCCGAACGTCATGGCGGTAGCATTACAGCAACCAGTAAGCCGATGCAAGGAGCAAAATTTATTGTCACACTGCCCATCAAACATAATCGAGGAGATTGA
- a CDS encoding response regulator: MADDDEDDCMLAREAFSESRLANDLHFVRDGEELMDYLHQRGRYAAANSAPRPGLILLDLNMPRKDGREALKEIKADPNLRQIPVVVLTTSKAEEDIYRSYDLGANSFITKPVTFASLVEVMRTIGKYWFEIVELPIEGAGDRHG; this comes from the coding sequence ATGGCTGATGATGATGAGGACGACTGTATGCTAGCACGCGAGGCGTTTTCAGAAAGTCGATTGGCAAACGACCTGCACTTTGTGCGAGATGGCGAAGAGCTAATGGATTATTTGCATCAACGCGGCAGATACGCTGCGGCAAATAGCGCACCTCGTCCTGGGTTAATTTTACTTGATTTGAATATGCCGCGAAAAGACGGTCGCGAGGCACTCAAAGAAATTAAGGCTGACCCAAATTTAAGACAGATTCCTGTTGTTGTCCTGACAACATCAAAAGCCGAAGAAGATATTTATCGCAGCTACGATCTAGGTGCGAACTCATTTATTACGAAACCAGTAACTTTTGCCTCGTTAGTCGAGGTAATGCGAACCATAGGTAAATACTGGTTTGAAATTGTGGAATTACCGATAGAAGGCGCGGGAGATAGGCATGGATAA
- a CDS encoding PAS domain-containing sensor histidine kinase: MDNRPIRVLLVDDDEDDYVLTRDWFSDQGSSFELEWVASYDAALAAIAQNRHDVYLLDYRLGDRNGLELLRAAMQAGCTAPMILLTGQGDREIDVEAMKAGAADYLEKSQITAYALERSIRYALERKRTEQKIHEQAALLDVATDAISVQALDSTILFWNKGAERLYGWTAAEALGKKASELLYLDVPAQLAIAQKIVLAQGEWRGQLSQVTKTGAEVIVESRWTLVRNEQGQPKSILVVNTDITEKKQLEAQFLRAQRMESLGTLASGIAHDLNNILAPILMTAQLLETQLHDERSQRLLPILVNNAKRGAALVKQVLSFAKGLEGKRSILQLRHIISEIKQITKETFPKSIEICIDVPQSLWTVSGDATQLHQVLMNLCVNARDAMQEGGTLTISAENLEVDQSYVRKHLDAKVGSYVVITVADTGCGIPPEIMDRIFEPFFTTKGIGKGTGLGLSTVLGIVKSHGGFINVESEIGKGTRFQIYLPAVEAVEALEVEDLDLPQGHGELILIVDDEAPIRETTKTSLETYNYRAVTASNGIEAVALYAEYRDEVSVVITDMLMPAMDGPTTIRTLQKMNPMVKVIAVSGLASKDKINTVAAAGVKSFLSKPFTTQELLQTIDGILHPNKRVSSTTQLSTPL, translated from the coding sequence ATGGATAATCGACCAATCCGAGTACTCCTCGTGGATGATGACGAAGATGATTATGTCCTCACGCGTGATTGGTTTTCAGACCAAGGCAGCAGCTTTGAGCTAGAGTGGGTGGCAAGTTATGATGCGGCATTAGCAGCGATCGCGCAAAATCGGCACGATGTTTATCTTCTCGATTATCGGTTAGGCGATCGCAATGGCTTGGAACTGTTGCGCGCAGCGATGCAAGCTGGCTGTACTGCACCGATGATTCTCCTGACTGGGCAAGGCGATCGCGAAATCGACGTCGAAGCTATGAAAGCTGGTGCAGCCGATTATCTTGAAAAAAGTCAAATTACCGCCTATGCTTTAGAACGTTCGATCCGCTACGCACTCGAACGCAAACGCACCGAACAAAAAATCCACGAACAAGCAGCATTACTCGATGTTGCTACTGATGCAATTAGCGTCCAAGCGTTAGATAGCACAATTTTATTTTGGAACAAAGGCGCAGAAAGATTATACGGCTGGACAGCTGCAGAAGCGTTGGGGAAAAAAGCCAGCGAACTATTGTATTTAGATGTTCCAGCGCAACTAGCGATCGCGCAGAAAATTGTTCTTGCGCAAGGCGAATGGCGCGGACAGTTATCGCAAGTGACTAAAACTGGTGCAGAAGTCATCGTCGAAAGTCGTTGGACACTGGTGCGTAATGAACAAGGACAACCGAAATCAATTCTGGTCGTCAATACCGATATCACTGAAAAAAAACAATTAGAAGCTCAATTCTTGCGCGCGCAACGTATGGAAAGCCTCGGTACGCTGGCAAGTGGCATCGCGCATGACCTTAACAATATCCTCGCACCCATCTTAATGACGGCTCAACTGTTGGAAACGCAACTCCACGACGAACGCAGTCAACGACTCTTACCTATACTCGTAAACAATGCCAAACGCGGTGCAGCATTAGTCAAACAAGTGCTATCTTTTGCCAAAGGGCTGGAAGGAAAACGCAGCATTTTACAACTGCGGCACATTATATCAGAAATTAAGCAAATTACAAAAGAAACTTTTCCCAAGTCGATTGAAATTTGCATCGATGTGCCCCAATCGCTGTGGACGGTTTCGGGCGATGCAACGCAGTTACATCAGGTATTAATGAATCTATGCGTGAATGCGCGAGATGCCATGCAAGAAGGTGGTACGTTGACAATTTCAGCAGAAAATTTAGAAGTCGATCAAAGTTACGTGCGCAAACATCTTGATGCTAAGGTGGGGTCTTACGTTGTCATTACTGTTGCAGATACAGGATGTGGCATTCCACCTGAAATCATGGATCGCATTTTTGAGCCATTTTTCACCACAAAAGGAATTGGTAAAGGAACAGGATTAGGACTTTCGACAGTTCTGGGGATTGTGAAAAGTCATGGCGGGTTTATTAATGTAGAAAGTGAAATTGGCAAAGGAACGCGATTTCAGATTTATTTACCAGCAGTAGAAGCAGTAGAAGCACTTGAGGTAGAGGATTTGGATCTGCCGCAAGGGCATGGAGAATTAATCTTAATCGTTGATGATGAAGCACCAATTCGCGAAACAACAAAAACTTCCCTCGAAACTTATAATTATCGCGCGGTGACTGCGAGTAATGGCATTGAAGCAGTTGCTTTATATGCAGAATATCGCGATGAAGTCAGTGTCGTGATTACTGATATGCTGATGCCTGCGATGGATGGTCCGACAACAATCCGCACGCTACAAAAAATGAATCCGATGGTGAAAGTAATTGCAGTGAGCGGATTAGCGTCTAAAGATAAAATAAATACGGTGGCGGCGGCGGGAGTCAAAAGTTTCTTGTCTAAGCCATTTACAACACAAGAATTACTACAAACAATCGATGGAATTTTGCACCCAAATAAGCGGGTGAGTAGCACAACGCAATTATCCACGCCTCTTTAA